A genome region from Paenibacillus sp. J23TS9 includes the following:
- a CDS encoding chromate transporter, with product MLLELFWTFFKIGFMSFGGGYAMLPVIEHAALKEGWMTTQQYTEAIALAGMAPGPVAMNSAVYVGYTASGWVGSLIASLGIVFPSAIIMFLVATIFYRVYDNHWVQAALNGMKPAVIALIAYAAYTMTIHSGFITGFSVSTFASIAIFIAALIAMIRFRVHPLAMILVSGIVGILIYA from the coding sequence ATGCTGCTCGAGCTGTTTTGGACTTTTTTTAAAATTGGCTTTATGTCTTTCGGCGGCGGTTATGCTATGCTTCCTGTCATTGAACACGCTGCTTTGAAGGAAGGTTGGATGACGACTCAGCAGTATACGGAGGCCATTGCACTGGCAGGCATGGCTCCAGGGCCGGTGGCGATGAACAGCGCCGTTTATGTCGGTTATACAGCCAGCGGTTGGGTCGGCAGCCTGATCGCCTCATTGGGCATCGTTTTCCCTTCGGCCATCATTATGTTTCTGGTTGCCACGATTTTTTACCGTGTGTATGATAATCATTGGGTACAGGCTGCGCTGAACGGCATGAAGCCGGCTGTCATCGCTTTGATTGCTTACGCAGCCTATACCATGACCATACATTCCGGTTTCATAACCGGTTTTTCCGTAAGCACCTTTGCCAGCATTGCGATCTTCATTGCTGCACTGATTGCAATGATCCGTTTTCGCGTGCATCCGCTGGCGATGATTCTGGTTTCAGGAATTGTGGGGATTTTAATATATGCTTAA
- a CDS encoding formylglycine-generating enzyme family protein — MSAESKSDLPNKTEPEASTVKVPSCCAARRMAVETSPGCGTPSMNMDHKQTAADVNVITASGARTSALSGTSSRPDTSSWPIIPEGTYILGTDDGEGFASDAEGPARPVHVQSFRISPHTVTNADYAEFVAATGYITEAERFGWSYVFHLLLSDPESVNIVGSPLQTPWWNGVEGTYWRQPEGPGSHVLDRMNHPVVHVSWNDAQAYCEWAGVRLPTEIEWESAARGGLEGKRYPWGDVLRPDGEHRCNIWQGVFPTKNHASDGYLGTAPVDAYKPNGYGLYNMSGNVWEWCADWFTQNPDKRGSTEQPQGPMQGTSRLMKGGSYLCHQSYCNRYRIAARSSNTPDSSTGNIGFRVVADIE, encoded by the coding sequence ATGTCAGCGGAGTCAAAATCTGATTTGCCAAACAAAACGGAGCCCGAAGCATCCACAGTCAAAGTCCCTTCCTGCTGTGCAGCAAGGCGTATGGCCGTTGAGACATCACCCGGCTGTGGTACTCCTTCCATGAATATGGATCACAAGCAGACGGCGGCAGACGTTAACGTTATTACAGCCTCGGGGGCGAGGACTTCTGCGCTATCAGGCACTTCTTCACGACCTGATACCTCCTCATGGCCGATCATTCCGGAAGGCACATATATTCTGGGCACCGATGACGGGGAAGGCTTTGCCTCCGATGCCGAAGGACCCGCAAGGCCGGTTCATGTACAGTCGTTCCGCATCTCGCCTCATACCGTAACCAATGCAGATTATGCCGAATTTGTTGCCGCAACAGGCTACATAACGGAAGCCGAGCGATTTGGCTGGTCCTATGTTTTTCATCTGCTTCTTTCTGATCCAGAGAGCGTCAACATTGTCGGTTCACCGCTGCAGACACCGTGGTGGAACGGGGTTGAAGGTACCTATTGGCGCCAACCCGAAGGCCCGGGAAGCCATGTGCTGGACCGTATGAATCATCCGGTCGTGCATGTCTCCTGGAATGACGCCCAGGCTTACTGCGAATGGGCAGGCGTCCGTCTGCCTACTGAAATCGAATGGGAATCGGCAGCGCGCGGTGGGCTGGAAGGGAAACGCTATCCTTGGGGTGATGTGCTGCGTCCGGACGGCGAGCATCGCTGCAATATCTGGCAAGGGGTATTTCCGACGAAAAACCATGCCAGCGATGGTTATCTTGGCACGGCTCCGGTAGATGCCTATAAGCCAAACGGCTATGGGCTGTATAATATGTCCGGCAATGTCTGGGAATGGTGTGCCGACTGGTTCACCCAGAATCCGGACAAGCGCGGCTCGACCGAACAGCCGCAAGGACCGATGCAAGGAACCTCGCGTCTCATGAAGGGCGGATCTTATCTCTGCCATCAATCTTACTGCAACCGCTACCGCATCGCGGCGCGAAGCAGCAACACGCCGGACAGCTCTACAGGGAATATCGGTTTTCGCGTGGTTGCAGATATAGAATAA
- a CDS encoding ROK family protein, whose amino-acid sequence MLNEKKQRIDAEKRIPTPKAKELFHDIRRKHEIGKNDLLTSSGLTVSTLTRVLDELVSTGIISESGLGASTGGRRPILYQVKADYGYAFGLDISRVSSRLVLLDLAGTKIDSREWRMTEETTPEVLMQQVTAQVKAWMDKHLIAYEQVIGMGIGAVGPLDREAGVIEDPEWFAAPGWSHVPAVHILEDRLRFPVILDNGANTALIAESWANRTKDFVHMLYVHGGTGLRLGMMTDNKLIHGAADMEGSFGQMIIQADGLPYRTAQGNFGALDTYASVHAIEREVNSRLRTGRSSSLRQMLQPGEPAKFPDIMQALKLMDPMVTEIVTQAATYFGIGLANLLNILYPEKVILGGPLMTDSNLFFYTATQTAIRKTYHYPKYQVIFSKGTYGEEAIAIGAAQLMLSQLTV is encoded by the coding sequence ATGCTTAATGAGAAGAAACAACGAATTGACGCTGAAAAACGCATCCCTACGCCAAAGGCGAAGGAGCTGTTTCACGACATCCGCCGCAAGCATGAAATTGGCAAAAATGATCTGCTAACCTCAAGCGGCCTGACGGTAAGCACTCTAACAAGGGTGCTCGATGAGCTCGTCAGCACCGGGATTATTTCCGAAAGCGGGCTTGGTGCCTCTACCGGAGGACGCCGTCCTATCCTGTATCAAGTCAAAGCTGACTACGGTTATGCGTTCGGACTGGATATTTCCCGGGTGAGCTCCCGGCTGGTACTGCTCGATCTGGCAGGAACGAAGATAGATTCCAGGGAATGGCGTATGACTGAAGAGACAACGCCCGAGGTCCTTATGCAGCAGGTCACGGCTCAGGTGAAGGCATGGATGGACAAGCATCTCATTGCTTATGAGCAGGTGATCGGCATGGGGATTGGCGCGGTCGGGCCACTGGATCGGGAAGCAGGCGTTATTGAGGACCCTGAATGGTTTGCCGCTCCAGGCTGGAGCCATGTGCCTGCAGTACATATACTTGAAGATCGTCTCCGTTTCCCCGTCATCCTGGATAACGGGGCCAATACGGCACTGATCGCCGAATCCTGGGCGAACCGTACCAAAGATTTCGTGCATATGCTTTATGTGCACGGCGGTACGGGGCTTCGCCTCGGCATGATGACGGACAATAAGCTGATTCATGGTGCAGCTGATATGGAGGGCTCCTTCGGCCAGATGATCATCCAGGCAGACGGGCTCCCTTACCGCACGGCACAGGGAAACTTCGGAGCGCTGGATACCTACGCTTCGGTGCATGCTATTGAGCGCGAGGTGAACTCCAGATTACGGACGGGACGGAGCAGTTCTCTACGGCAAATGCTTCAACCTGGTGAACCGGCCAAATTTCCGGATATCATGCAGGCGCTGAAGCTTATGGATCCGATGGTTACAGAAATCGTGACACAGGCTGCGACGTATTTTGGCATCGGCCTGGCTAATTTACTGAATATTCTGTATCCGGAAAAGGTTATTCTGGGCGGCCCGCTGATGACGGACTCCAATTTATTCTTTTATACCGCTACCCAAACCGCTATACGGAAAACATATCATTATCCGAAATATCAGGTTATTTTCAGCAAGGGCACTTACGGCGAGGAAGCCATCGCCATCGGAGCAGCCCAACTGATGCTGAGCCAATTAACCGTATAA
- a CDS encoding carbohydrate ABC transporter permease, whose amino-acid sequence MKVDKGVWIRNIVLIILGVLTFIPLLMLINLSFKDANQFNLHRWTVTFPFTLVNYKDAWSAISDYIWNSFIISGVTVIGVLVFSCLAAYPLARMSFFMKEQIYFLIIALLMIPSVLSLVPLFGLVNKFHLVDSWLGLWGPYIAGGQVFCIFVLRSFFASLPEEMFEAARLDGAGELRILLTIVMPLSKSIISTLGVLNILNTWNDYVWPLMVINSAKLKPLTLGLVSFQQQFVTNYGPLFAGYVIASIPLIILFIFASKQFAEGLAGSAMKM is encoded by the coding sequence TTGAAAGTTGATAAGGGAGTATGGATCCGAAATATCGTGCTGATCATTCTGGGGGTATTAACCTTTATCCCGCTGCTGATGCTCATCAATCTATCCTTCAAGGATGCGAATCAGTTCAATTTGCACCGCTGGACGGTCACCTTTCCGTTCACGCTGGTCAATTACAAGGATGCCTGGTCAGCCATTTCGGATTATATCTGGAACAGCTTCATCATTAGCGGGGTAACGGTGATCGGTGTGCTGGTTTTTTCCTGCCTTGCGGCGTATCCGTTGGCGCGAATGAGCTTTTTTATGAAAGAACAGATCTACTTCCTGATTATTGCGCTGTTGATGATTCCAAGCGTGCTAAGTCTGGTACCTTTGTTCGGGCTGGTGAATAAGTTTCATCTGGTTGACAGCTGGCTTGGGCTTTGGGGCCCGTACATTGCAGGAGGACAAGTCTTTTGCATCTTTGTGCTTCGTTCATTTTTTGCCTCGCTCCCGGAGGAGATGTTTGAAGCTGCACGGCTTGACGGGGCCGGAGAGCTCCGGATTCTGCTGACCATCGTCATGCCGCTGTCCAAGTCGATTATTTCAACGCTTGGCGTTCTCAATATTCTGAATACATGGAATGATTATGTGTGGCCGCTGATGGTCATTAACAGCGCCAAGCTGAAGCCGCTCACACTCGGGCTGGTATCCTTCCAGCAGCAGTTCGTCACCAATTACGGACCGCTGTTCGCAGGCTATGTGATTGCTTCGATTCCGCTGATCATCCTGTTTATCTTTGCAAGCAAGCAGTTTGCCGAAGGATTGGCAGGCAGTGCCATGAAAATGTAG
- a CDS encoding ABC transporter substrate-binding protein — translation MFKRKYGFMIAFFTSIILLLNACSGGGGGQQQTAGENKGQEKPAEKQWVIKIDPQNNLPRKATATDPREIKALTEIVAEYEKLKPNVKIEFVDVGNQDRSAWMQARMLSKDAPDVFWDNYDDTWLHYQKGWFLKMDDWLQKPNPYQNNTPWKDMFVPGILDSVRAPDGALYVVPADGVGVAIYYNKKIFNDLGLGIPKTWSEFMDAQAKIKAAGITPFAVEGKGDCCHLHWIDSLMSSQFYMGKIADMDRNNNNNLEVNEIALAVQGGKYPNQEQLSQQWELVKDWSQYWNKGFTSATDSLQMFAQSKVAMIFGGSWTNGQLKQAKVPFEFGAFNFPVITPQDASLATGKQTKIYGAWGALQWLVPGYLAKEDPEKIPVIMDFLMFLSKPENVSKVDLESDGEPNIVGASPPPGHEVFHEDMDIANMQGYNSRLDKSYSNVFLASLQTYLTGSDSLEKFTGRVIEQSKKSSENLIKQNPDWTK, via the coding sequence ATGTTCAAACGTAAATATGGCTTTATGATCGCCTTCTTCACATCCATCATCCTGCTGCTGAACGCGTGCTCGGGCGGAGGCGGCGGGCAACAACAAACCGCCGGGGAAAATAAGGGCCAGGAGAAGCCGGCGGAAAAGCAGTGGGTTATTAAAATCGATCCGCAGAACAATCTGCCCAGAAAAGCGACGGCAACCGATCCGCGTGAGATTAAAGCGCTTACGGAGATTGTGGCCGAATATGAAAAGCTGAAGCCCAACGTCAAAATCGAATTCGTCGACGTGGGTAATCAGGACCGCAGTGCCTGGATGCAGGCCCGAATGCTGTCCAAGGATGCACCGGATGTGTTCTGGGATAACTACGATGATACATGGCTCCATTATCAGAAGGGGTGGTTCCTGAAAATGGATGACTGGCTGCAAAAACCGAATCCATATCAGAATAATACGCCTTGGAAGGATATGTTCGTGCCAGGCATTCTGGATTCGGTCAGAGCTCCCGACGGGGCGCTGTATGTTGTTCCGGCAGATGGCGTCGGAGTAGCGATTTACTACAACAAGAAAATATTCAATGATCTCGGACTCGGCATTCCGAAAACCTGGTCTGAGTTTATGGATGCACAAGCCAAAATCAAGGCAGCAGGCATTACACCTTTTGCCGTTGAAGGCAAAGGCGATTGCTGCCATTTACACTGGATTGATTCATTAATGAGCAGCCAGTTTTATATGGGGAAAATTGCAGACATGGACCGCAATAATAATAATAATCTGGAGGTTAACGAGATTGCGCTCGCGGTTCAGGGAGGGAAATATCCCAATCAAGAGCAGCTGTCCCAGCAGTGGGAGCTGGTGAAGGATTGGTCTCAGTACTGGAACAAAGGTTTTACGAGCGCGACGGATTCGCTGCAGATGTTTGCACAGAGCAAGGTGGCCATGATCTTCGGCGGCAGCTGGACGAACGGGCAGCTGAAGCAGGCAAAGGTTCCATTTGAATTCGGGGCTTTTAATTTCCCGGTCATAACACCACAGGATGCGTCACTTGCAACTGGAAAACAGACCAAGATTTATGGCGCATGGGGTGCATTGCAGTGGCTGGTACCAGGGTATCTGGCCAAAGAGGATCCTGAGAAAATTCCGGTTATCATGGATTTCCTGATGTTCCTCAGCAAGCCGGAGAACGTCAGCAAGGTAGATCTCGAGTCCGACGGCGAACCGAATATCGTGGGGGCATCGCCACCGCCAGGTCATGAAGTATTCCACGAGGATATGGATATTGCCAATATGCAGGGCTATAATTCCCGTCTCGACAAATCCTATTCGAATGTATTCCTGGCTTCGCTCCAGACATATTTGACGGGATCGGATTCCCTGGAGAAGTTCACAGGCAGGGTAATCGAGCAATCGAAGAAATCTTCGGAGAACCTGATTAAGCAAAATCCGGATTGGACGAAGTAA
- a CDS encoding response regulator, translated as MRIMIVDDEAVIRDSLAQLPVWSGMGCEIVAAACNGREALESISLTRPDLIITDIRMPVMDGLELAEKVRMMYPSIFVIFVTAFGDFEYARHAIKLGVADFITKPVQTEEVILAVDLLKQGVRHLNEDMRLRQEKCLQALFAGERPDPADPAYAELCGRELLLMSVEVDNIELLHHTGKPVSMLALREMVCCMLKYHPFPYWTYLEPKGIGVLLIAHEISADEFKNAGIRMAREIVTAAEGSFGHTVSMGISDCLTSPIELGHAREEIRECLDYRMLLGKGSVVSRDVITILERQQMEVEAARMRELSVIIRQSDTAAVKDFLRSIYREMLSKGLNKAQVQRYATMLVNEASSIMEEYMPAKGKEGLGDVHKSLLSYDTLKDLMAYLESLLTQAALQCRTGEYHAAARVLKGVTDYLEDHYQGEITLTSLAQHLHMNHSYLSRLIKKETGRNFRDLLWEHRIEASKALLKQSGMKAYEAAYQVGFKDPAHYSQLFKRMVGVTPTEYRESMLAK; from the coding sequence ATGCGAATCATGATTGTAGATGATGAAGCGGTAATCCGGGATAGTCTGGCTCAGCTTCCTGTCTGGAGCGGGATGGGATGTGAGATCGTTGCGGCAGCCTGCAACGGCAGGGAAGCTCTGGAGAGTATTTCGCTCACTAGGCCGGATCTTATCATCACGGATATCCGGATGCCCGTGATGGACGGACTGGAACTTGCCGAAAAGGTACGTATGATGTACCCTTCGATCTTTGTCATTTTCGTCACGGCATTTGGCGATTTCGAGTATGCCCGGCATGCAATTAAGCTGGGCGTGGCCGATTTTATTACGAAGCCCGTGCAAACTGAGGAAGTGATTCTTGCGGTGGACTTGTTAAAGCAGGGGGTTCGGCATTTGAACGAGGACATGAGGTTGCGCCAGGAAAAGTGCCTACAGGCACTTTTTGCAGGTGAACGCCCGGATCCCGCTGATCCTGCTTACGCCGAATTATGCGGGAGAGAGCTGCTCCTAATGTCGGTCGAGGTGGACAATATCGAACTGCTGCATCATACCGGAAAGCCTGTCTCTATGCTGGCCCTTCGGGAAATGGTGTGCTGCATGTTGAAATATCATCCTTTTCCTTACTGGACATACCTTGAGCCCAAAGGGATTGGGGTGCTTCTCATCGCACATGAGATATCCGCAGATGAGTTTAAAAATGCCGGTATCCGGATGGCAAGGGAGATCGTTACTGCAGCTGAGGGGTCATTTGGTCATACGGTTTCCATGGGGATCAGCGACTGCCTCACCTCTCCTATAGAACTAGGGCATGCGAGGGAAGAAATCCGGGAATGCCTGGATTACCGGATGCTGCTCGGCAAAGGCTCCGTTGTATCACGCGATGTGATCACGATTCTGGAGCGGCAGCAGATGGAGGTCGAAGCTGCAAGGATGCGGGAGCTTTCCGTGATCATTCGCCAGAGCGATACCGCGGCCGTTAAGGATTTTCTGCGGTCTATATACAGAGAAATGCTCAGTAAGGGACTGAATAAAGCACAGGTGCAGCGATATGCCACGATGCTCGTGAACGAAGCGAGCAGCATCATGGAAGAGTATATGCCTGCCAAGGGGAAAGAGGGGCTTGGGGATGTCCATAAAAGCCTCTTGTCCTATGACACGCTCAAGGATCTGATGGCCTATCTGGAAAGCCTGCTGACACAAGCCGCGCTGCAATGCCGGACCGGAGAATATCATGCTGCGGCCAGAGTGCTGAAAGGGGTAACCGATTACCTCGAGGACCATTATCAGGGTGAGATTACGCTGACATCGCTTGCGCAGCATTTGCATATGAACCATTCCTATCTCAGCCGCCTCATCAAAAAAGAAACCGGGCGCAACTTCCGTGACCTGCTGTGGGAACACAGAATCGAAGCGTCCAAGGCACTGCTGAAGCAGAGCGGCATGAAAGCCTATGAGGCTGCTTATCAAGTCGGATTCAAGGATCCGGCTCATTACAGCCAACTGTTCAAAAGAATGGTTGGTGTCACACCGACGGAATATCGCGAATCCATGCTGGCGAAGTAA
- a CDS encoding chromate transporter, with product MELRDESKLRLSGKLFVSFLKIGPTTFGGGYAILPVIDKEVTEYRKWLSSKEMSEITALSGAAPGGIGVNVAALAGYRIAGIPGLLSAVAGISLPTILIMLILCAAATGFSDNRYVQAALHGIKPTVVALIVYAAIRMRKQALYNPVTWGVAATCLILLLFFPIQPLFVLAIGIIIGMVAEASSASKSSNRMKQKHEQDKHHSM from the coding sequence ATGGAACTTCGCGATGAAAGTAAACTCAGGTTAAGCGGCAAGCTTTTTGTTTCTTTTCTTAAAATAGGACCTACCACTTTTGGAGGCGGCTACGCCATTCTTCCAGTGATTGATAAAGAAGTTACCGAATACCGCAAATGGCTCTCTTCAAAGGAAATGAGCGAGATTACAGCACTGTCAGGTGCGGCTCCCGGAGGAATCGGAGTCAATGTGGCCGCTCTCGCAGGCTACCGTATTGCCGGCATTCCAGGTTTACTCTCCGCTGTCGCCGGCATTTCCCTGCCAACCATTCTCATTATGCTGATTCTTTGCGCTGCAGCCACAGGCTTTAGCGACAACCGCTATGTGCAGGCGGCTCTCCATGGCATCAAGCCTACGGTAGTTGCCCTGATCGTATATGCCGCCATTCGGATGAGAAAGCAGGCCCTCTATAATCCGGTAACCTGGGGCGTCGCCGCTACCTGTCTGATTTTGCTCCTCTTCTTCCCAATTCAGCCTCTATTTGTTCTTGCCATCGGCATTATCATCGGAATGGTAGCTGAAGCCTCCTCCGCCTCCAAAAGCTCAAACCGGATGAAGCAGAAGCATGAGCAAGACAAACATCATTCGATGTGA
- a CDS encoding arylsulfatase, with amino-acid sequence MNQTKPNSKPNILLITVDQMRYDCLSIAGHPVVETPNLDELARTGVRFDRAYSATPTCVPARAAIFTGQSQESHGRVGYQDCVPWNYEHTMPGEFAKAGYHTQCVGKMHVYPARNLMGFHNVVLHDGYLHHNRNKYSIPVREHYDEVDDYLHFLRQQAPGADLTDLGLDCNSSTVARPWHLPEKLHPTNWVVTESIDFLRRRDPDKPFFLWMSFVRPHSPLDPPQAYLDLYKDIEFPEPPVGDWALQSDPGLEGLSPYTSKGLVPKRRLQNAMAAYYALITHIDHQIGRFMQVLAEYGEKNNTVILFTSDHGELMGDHHLFRKSLPYEGSARVPFIVNDPGNLLSLGTGKVVQEVVEMRDIMPTLLDAAGVAIPGSVDGGSVLKLAAASSEEGSGNAEAWRSYLHGEHTQGMQSNHWLTDGKEKYIWFSQTGEEQLFLLTDDPQELHNAARDQAYQERMDYWRSVLIQELKGREEGYSDGKQLFIGRKPVTVLSHVRNG; translated from the coding sequence TTGAACCAGACCAAACCGAATTCCAAACCGAATATCCTACTGATTACCGTGGATCAAATGCGCTATGACTGCCTGAGCATTGCCGGGCATCCCGTCGTAGAGACTCCGAATTTGGATGAGCTGGCGCGCACAGGGGTCCGCTTTGACCGTGCTTACTCAGCTACGCCGACATGCGTGCCTGCAAGAGCCGCAATCTTTACGGGCCAATCTCAGGAAAGCCATGGCCGAGTGGGATACCAGGATTGTGTGCCGTGGAATTATGAACATACGATGCCGGGGGAATTTGCGAAAGCGGGATATCACACCCAGTGTGTAGGGAAGATGCATGTCTATCCTGCCAGAAATCTGATGGGCTTTCACAATGTTGTTCTGCATGACGGATATTTGCATCATAACCGCAATAAGTACAGCATTCCGGTCCGTGAGCATTATGACGAGGTGGATGATTACTTGCACTTTCTGCGCCAGCAGGCTCCCGGGGCGGATTTGACCGATCTGGGGCTTGATTGCAATTCCTCTACGGTAGCCCGTCCATGGCATCTGCCGGAGAAGCTGCATCCGACAAACTGGGTGGTCACCGAATCCATTGATTTCCTGCGCCGCCGAGATCCGGACAAGCCCTTCTTCCTGTGGATGTCCTTTGTCCGGCCGCATTCACCGCTGGATCCGCCGCAGGCATACCTGGATCTGTATAAAGATATTGAATTTCCCGAGCCGCCTGTAGGAGACTGGGCTCTGCAATCGGATCCAGGCTTGGAAGGGCTTAGTCCATATACAAGTAAGGGGCTTGTGCCTAAACGTCGTCTGCAAAATGCCATGGCTGCCTATTATGCGCTGATTACCCATATTGACCATCAGATCGGCCGTTTCATGCAGGTGCTGGCAGAATACGGAGAGAAGAACAATACCGTCATTTTGTTCACGTCGGATCATGGCGAACTGATGGGGGATCATCATTTGTTCCGAAAATCGCTGCCGTACGAAGGAAGCGCACGGGTGCCGTTTATCGTCAACGATCCGGGGAACCTTCTGAGCCTTGGCACCGGCAAGGTGGTGCAGGAGGTTGTGGAAATGCGTGATATTATGCCGACACTTCTGGATGCGGCAGGTGTAGCCATACCAGGTTCTGTGGATGGCGGCAGCGTGCTGAAGCTTGCCGCTGCTTCTTCTGAAGAAGGATCAGGCAATGCCGAAGCATGGCGTTCATATCTGCACGGTGAGCATACGCAGGGTATGCAGTCCAACCATTGGCTGACAGATGGCAAAGAAAAGTACATCTGGTTCTCGCAAACGGGCGAAGAGCAGCTCTTCCTGCTTACGGACGATCCGCAGGAACTGCATAATGCTGCGCGTGATCAGGCATATCAAGAGCGGATGGATTATTGGCGCTCCGTTCTTATTCAGGAGCTGAAGGGACGGGAAGAAGGATACTCCGATGGCAAGCAGCTGTTTATCGGCCGCAAACCGGTTACCGTTCTCTCACATGTACGGAACGGATAA
- a CDS encoding carbohydrate ABC transporter permease — MKTRGLYGMKRWIPYLFLAPTMISLLTFNYYPALSALYYSFTDWNGFNAPHFIGFDNFVEMVKSLDFQTGFVNMLIITVFSVFVSVTIPAIAAEFIYKIQKARLQHFYRLMFVFPLVIPGMVILLLWQFLLNPEVGLINSVLSSLGVSEEQLPLWLGSPDTALASFMLIGFPWVNGVGVLIYLAGFQNIPRSVIEAAKMDGATGWSLIWRIEVPLITSQIKLIAILNIIGGIQAFQNQLVLTGGGPGYSTTVPGFIMYQSAMSASRFGYASAIGLVLFVLIFIFTLLNNKYMKSDTEYSPD; from the coding sequence ATGAAGACCCGTGGCTTGTATGGCATGAAGCGATGGATTCCCTATCTGTTTCTTGCACCCACGATGATCTCCCTGCTAACGTTCAACTATTATCCGGCGCTGTCCGCACTCTATTATTCCTTTACAGACTGGAACGGCTTTAATGCACCCCATTTTATCGGTTTTGATAATTTTGTGGAAATGGTGAAGTCCCTGGATTTTCAGACCGGTTTTGTCAATATGCTGATCATTACCGTGTTCTCGGTCTTTGTTTCCGTTACGATTCCCGCCATCGCCGCGGAGTTCATATATAAAATCCAAAAAGCCAGGCTCCAGCATTTCTACCGGTTGATGTTTGTGTTCCCGCTTGTGATACCCGGGATGGTGATTTTGCTGCTCTGGCAGTTTCTTTTGAATCCGGAAGTCGGCCTGATCAATTCCGTTTTGTCATCGCTTGGGGTAAGCGAGGAACAGCTGCCGCTTTGGCTGGGCTCGCCCGACACGGCGCTGGCTTCCTTTATGCTCATCGGATTTCCATGGGTGAACGGCGTGGGGGTGCTGATCTATCTTGCAGGATTTCAGAACATTCCGAGATCGGTTATTGAAGCCGCTAAAATGGACGGTGCCACGGGCTGGTCACTGATATGGAGAATCGAAGTACCGCTGATAACTTCTCAGATCAAGCTGATTGCGATTCTGAATATTATTGGAGGCATTCAGGCCTTTCAGAATCAGCTGGTTCTTACAGGTGGGGGACCCGGTTATTCAACGACGGTTCCTGGCTTCATTATGTATCAGTCGGCGATGAGCGCGAGCAGATTTGGCTATGCAAGTGCGATCGGGCTCGTATTGTTTGTTCTTATTTTTATTTTCACTCTGCTCAATAACAAATACATGAAGTCGGATACGGAATACAGTCCGGATTGA